The Apibacter raozihei genome contains a region encoding:
- a CDS encoding YfiT family bacillithiol transferase, protein MNIEKLKYPIGKFKKSQNLTAKDLSILIQKMESLPKRLLIEVSDLSEKQLDTPYREDGWSIRQVIHHLADSHVNSFIRIKLALTEELPAIKPYKEELWAVLDDSLNAPIRPSLQIIEGVHQRWVILLKKLSPAEMKKFFKHPDFDEPVKIEDAIEMYSWHGEHHLAHITTLKNFKNWN, encoded by the coding sequence ATGAACATTGAAAAATTGAAGTATCCGATTGGAAAGTTTAAAAAATCCCAAAATTTAACAGCTAAAGATCTATCAATATTGATTCAAAAAATGGAATCTTTACCCAAAAGATTGTTAATAGAAGTATCTGACTTGTCAGAAAAACAGTTAGATACTCCTTATAGAGAGGACGGATGGAGTATACGGCAAGTAATTCATCATCTGGCAGACAGTCATGTGAATTCTTTTATTCGTATTAAGCTGGCTTTAACAGAAGAATTACCTGCAATCAAGCCTTATAAAGAGGAACTATGGGCTGTACTGGACGACTCATTAAATGCTCCTATTCGACCATCTTTACAAATAATTGAAGGTGTACATCAAAGATGGGTAATACTACTCAAAAAATTGTCTCCGGCCGAAATGAAAAAGTTTTTCAAACATCCTGACTTTGACGAGCCTGTTAAGATCGAAGATGCTATAGAGATGTATTCCTGGCATGGAGAACATCATCTTGCCCATATAACGACATTGAAAAATTTTAAAAACTGGAATTAA
- a CDS encoding Lrp/AsnC family transcriptional regulator, with product MKEKFYIDDTDKRILQYLSINTRMPFTEIAKKMDVSAGTIHVRVKKMEDAGVIKGTSLNIDYSILGYGFIAYVGILLTKSSKTQSVLEKLALIPNVTTANVISGKYNIYCKINAKDAEDAKNVIYKIDDIDDVLRTESMISLEENINDQNRLMDALFK from the coding sequence ATGAAAGAAAAATTTTATATAGACGACACAGACAAACGCATTTTACAGTACTTGTCTATTAACACAAGAATGCCATTTACAGAAATCGCAAAAAAAATGGATGTTTCTGCAGGTACAATTCACGTAAGAGTTAAAAAAATGGAAGATGCAGGAGTTATTAAAGGAACTTCCTTAAACATTGATTATTCCATTTTAGGATATGGTTTTATTGCCTATGTTGGTATATTATTAACCAAATCAAGCAAAACTCAAAGTGTTCTTGAAAAACTTGCATTAATTCCAAATGTAACAACTGCTAATGTAATTTCAGGAAAGTATAACATTTATTGTAAAATAAACGCTAAAGATGCTGAAGATGCTAAAAATGTTATTTACAAAATAGATGATATAGATGACGTTTTAAGAACTGAAAGTATGATTTCTCTTGAAGAGAACATCAACGATCAGAACAGATTAATGGACGCTCTATTCAAATAA
- a CDS encoding BatD family protein: MKGFLLFCNIFFGIYWLGAQVTFQAVPQKKEVILNEPIHVQFILSIKSKSSANSVSTIKLPNFSNSQVVARNVIQKQGYENDEMILLYGEEITLRAIKPGSIKIGAASVTVNGKTYTSKPLSISVQEERTDIQEDRINMLGMGDAFLAFKVSDRNPFQNEGITGKLKFYTKKVDLINSLSNLSPPNFQGLFVQPIKERNNTYEQEIINGEAYLSRVIGSYVIFPSKPGTLTIYPFTLTLTVAEGFFDEQEIYIKSAPVTLQVKKIPDNAPEGFYGVVGNYKIKAHSNKESLNLSEAATVTVEITGKGNIGLLKSPELIIPKNIEQYSPKNKMETLPGTDGVVGKIVMSTVLVPQKSGSFSIKVKPFTFFDPKDEQFKTISAEPVVFKVREDTLKNVKSDSIETNIKSRDSDKLKSYIPDLHVKETISEVLEGKPVKTEKSAVLLIVAGVVFLSGFLFFILYKKKKRIKKNVNTVNEIDKTSVHKINKLSPPPSDKKNFEAELFQLKKIAEKGDDKKAFYSLAESIIQAAIYQNLGIEQQQFITSVDIEEKLINKFGDEFAEECKNLLLKSQIEQYSNLTDQDSLLSVYLKIEDLIKKLN; this comes from the coding sequence ATGAAGGGATTTTTATTATTTTGTAATATTTTTTTTGGAATATACTGGCTGGGAGCTCAGGTAACGTTTCAAGCTGTTCCTCAAAAAAAAGAGGTAATACTTAACGAACCTATTCACGTTCAGTTTATATTAAGTATTAAAAGTAAATCGTCTGCTAACTCTGTCTCTACTATTAAGCTGCCTAATTTTTCCAATTCCCAGGTTGTAGCCAGAAATGTGATTCAAAAACAAGGGTACGAAAATGATGAAATGATACTTCTTTATGGTGAAGAAATCACTTTAAGAGCAATTAAACCGGGAAGTATAAAAATCGGAGCAGCATCTGTAACAGTTAATGGAAAGACTTATACATCAAAACCGTTAAGTATTTCGGTACAAGAAGAGCGAACAGATATTCAGGAAGATCGAATTAATATGTTGGGCATGGGAGATGCTTTTCTCGCCTTTAAAGTTTCAGATCGAAATCCTTTCCAGAATGAAGGTATTACAGGTAAGCTGAAATTTTATACAAAAAAAGTCGATTTGATTAACAGTTTGAGTAATTTATCACCTCCTAATTTTCAGGGATTATTTGTACAGCCTATCAAAGAAAGAAATAACACTTATGAACAGGAAATTATTAATGGTGAGGCTTATCTGTCAAGAGTTATAGGTTCCTATGTGATTTTTCCATCAAAACCGGGAACATTAACCATATATCCATTTACTTTGACTTTAACTGTTGCAGAAGGTTTTTTCGATGAACAGGAAATTTATATAAAATCAGCTCCGGTGACACTTCAGGTTAAGAAAATACCGGACAATGCTCCGGAGGGATTTTACGGAGTTGTAGGAAATTATAAAATAAAGGCACATTCTAATAAAGAAAGTTTAAACTTATCTGAAGCAGCCACCGTTACGGTTGAAATTACCGGTAAAGGAAATATAGGATTATTGAAATCTCCAGAATTGATAATTCCTAAAAATATAGAGCAGTATAGTCCAAAGAATAAAATGGAAACTTTACCAGGAACCGATGGTGTTGTAGGGAAAATAGTCATGTCGACAGTTCTTGTACCTCAAAAGAGCGGGAGTTTCTCAATTAAAGTAAAACCATTCACTTTTTTTGATCCGAAGGATGAGCAATTTAAAACTATTTCAGCAGAACCAGTAGTTTTTAAAGTCAGAGAAGATACTCTTAAAAATGTGAAATCTGATAGTATTGAAACAAATATTAAATCCAGAGACTCTGACAAATTAAAATCGTATATTCCTGATTTACATGTTAAAGAAACTATTTCTGAAGTTTTGGAAGGGAAACCGGTAAAAACCGAAAAAAGTGCTGTTCTATTGATTGTTGCAGGAGTAGTATTCTTAAGTGGATTTTTGTTTTTTATTTTATATAAAAAGAAAAAAAGGATTAAAAAAAATGTGAATACTGTAAATGAAATAGATAAAACTTCAGTTCATAAAATTAACAAATTATCACCACCTCCTTCAGATAAGAAAAATTTTGAAGCCGAGTTATTTCAGTTAAAAAAAATAGCAGAGAAAGGCGATGATAAAAAAGCATTTTATTCTTTAGCAGAATCAATAATACAGGCTGCAATTTACCAGAATTTAGGTATTGAACAACAACAATTTATTACTTCTGTAGATATTGAAGAAAAGTTAATCAATAAATTTGGAGATGAGTTTGCAGAAGAATGTAAAAATTTATTATTGAAATCCCAGATTGAACAATACTCAAATTTAACAGATCAGGATTCGTTACTTTCCGTTTATCTGAAAATTGAAGACTTAATAAAAAAATTAAATTAG
- the rnpA gene encoding ribonuclease P protein component gives MNQKYTKNEHLKGEKQIKYLFEKGLWASKFPLKIIYTPQLQPDNLHKAGVSVSKRNFKHSVDRNYIKRLLRECYRLNKNKIYTLFPQAHLLMIIYTGKDKPTFKELEKNYIKLLEKISSLNKN, from the coding sequence ATGAATCAGAAATATACGAAAAACGAACATTTAAAAGGTGAAAAACAAATAAAATATTTATTTGAAAAAGGTTTATGGGCAAGCAAATTTCCACTTAAAATAATTTACACACCACAATTGCAACCAGATAACCTTCATAAAGCCGGTGTTTCCGTTTCAAAAAGAAATTTCAAACATTCCGTTGATCGAAACTATATTAAAAGACTTTTAAGGGAGTGTTACAGGTTAAATAAAAATAAAATATATACTCTTTTCCCTCAGGCTCATTTGTTAATGATCATATATACGGGAAAGGATAAACCTACGTTTAAAGAATTAGAAAAAAATTACATTAAACTCTTAGAAAAAATCAGCTCTCTTAATAAAAACTAA
- a CDS encoding VWA domain-containing protein, whose amino-acid sequence MNWELEKTSYLYLLLLLPFLIWRVLYLYKWKKSAVNKFADSEMQKRIFGNINFSAFIRDNILVIISFFMIVLGLVNWLGGMEKKQVKREGIDMVFVIDVSNSMNAEDVIPSRMEKAKKIVSDLITKLGGDRVGIVIFAGQAYSVMPLSNDYGAAELYLSGVDTNLISAQGTNIADAVLEASNMLSNIANTSKAIILVSDGETHKGEVNKAVNTANKNDITIFSVGIGTPQGAPIPVQDGGGYTSYKKDEEGNVVLTRLVDTSLKNLAFETKGAYFYGGGPSEQITKEIFDEMSKLGKKEQSLSYTYDSKQYFQFFIGIALLLLIIISLTNYKRDFNV is encoded by the coding sequence ATGAACTGGGAACTAGAAAAAACATCCTATTTATACCTGCTTTTATTGCTACCCTTTCTTATATGGAGAGTTTTATACCTATACAAGTGGAAAAAATCAGCTGTAAATAAATTTGCTGATTCGGAAATGCAAAAACGTATTTTTGGAAACATTAATTTTTCTGCTTTTATACGAGATAATATATTGGTAATTATTTCCTTTTTTATGATAGTACTTGGTCTGGTTAACTGGCTGGGAGGAATGGAAAAAAAACAGGTAAAAAGAGAAGGTATAGATATGGTATTTGTCATAGATGTTTCTAATTCTATGAATGCGGAAGATGTAATTCCTTCAAGAATGGAAAAAGCAAAAAAAATTGTCAGCGATTTAATAACCAAATTGGGAGGAGACAGGGTCGGAATCGTAATTTTTGCAGGTCAGGCATATTCTGTAATGCCATTATCTAACGATTACGGTGCAGCGGAATTATATTTGAGTGGAGTTGATACTAATTTAATTTCGGCTCAGGGAACCAATATAGCAGATGCGGTACTGGAAGCTTCAAATATGCTTTCCAATATAGCCAATACATCAAAAGCAATAATCTTGGTTTCAGATGGTGAAACTCATAAAGGAGAAGTAAATAAAGCAGTAAATACAGCGAATAAAAATGATATAACTATTTTTTCTGTTGGAATCGGGACACCACAGGGAGCTCCTATTCCAGTACAGGATGGTGGTGGGTATACCAGTTATAAAAAAGATGAAGAAGGAAATGTTGTATTAACCCGATTAGTAGATACGTCATTAAAAAATTTAGCTTTTGAGACAAAAGGCGCTTACTTTTACGGAGGAGGACCATCAGAACAAATTACGAAAGAAATATTTGATGAAATGTCAAAACTGGGTAAAAAAGAGCAGTCTCTTAGCTATACATATGATTCAAAGCAATACTTTCAGTTTTTTATAGGAATAGCATTACTACTGTTAATTATTATTTCTTTAACAAACTATAAGCGAGATTTTAACGTATAA
- a CDS encoding BrxA/BrxB family bacilliredoxin yields MYPEEMVLPMKAQLTNKGFEDLNTAEKVSNALKQSGTTLLIINSVCGCAAGAARPGVVLSVEGSGKKPDHLVTTFAGFDVDAVKTAREHLVPFPPSSPSIALFKDGELVHFLERHHIEGHSAEMIAENLQHAFEEYC; encoded by the coding sequence ATGTACCCAGAAGAAATGGTATTGCCGATGAAGGCACAATTAACAAATAAAGGATTTGAAGACTTAAATACAGCAGAAAAAGTTTCAAACGCATTAAAACAATCAGGAACCACTTTGCTAATCATTAATTCTGTTTGTGGATGCGCCGCTGGTGCTGCACGTCCAGGTGTAGTATTATCTGTAGAAGGCTCTGGAAAAAAACCGGATCATCTAGTTACTACTTTTGCAGGGTTTGATGTAGATGCTGTTAAAACAGCTAGAGAGCATTTAGTTCCGTTTCCTCCTTCTTCCCCATCTATAGCACTGTTTAAAGATGGTGAACTTGTTCATTTTTTAGAAAGACACCATATTGAAGGACATTCTGCTGAAATGATAGCTGAGAATTTACAACACGCTTTTGAAGAATATTGTTAA
- a CDS encoding RsmE family RNA methyltransferase: protein MKLFIGSIFKDNVEIREDEAHHIVKVLRMSSGEEIYVTDGAGKLAKGTLIISGKKAEVEIIEIYPDTEKSKTNLHIAIAPTKNIDRFEFFLEKAVELGVSEITPLLCANSERKTLKLERLEKQLESACKQSLQRFFPILNPLTAFKDFVHTESNGKIWVAHCYKEYEKSPIHEALGISDAITFMIGPEGDFSKKEISDLYESGVGGVSLGENRLRTETAGIFIAGAHYYSQISKTQT, encoded by the coding sequence ATGAAGTTGTTTATAGGTAGTATTTTTAAAGATAATGTTGAGATTAGAGAAGATGAAGCTCATCATATAGTTAAAGTCCTTCGAATGAGTAGTGGAGAGGAAATTTATGTTACAGATGGAGCAGGTAAATTAGCGAAAGGAACTTTGATAATTTCAGGAAAAAAAGCTGAAGTTGAAATTATTGAAATTTATCCGGATACAGAAAAGTCTAAAACTAATTTACACATAGCTATAGCTCCCACTAAAAATATTGATCGGTTTGAATTTTTTTTAGAAAAAGCAGTTGAGTTGGGAGTTTCAGAAATTACGCCGTTACTATGTGCTAATTCGGAAAGAAAAACACTTAAACTAGAGAGATTAGAGAAACAATTAGAAAGTGCTTGTAAACAATCTTTGCAGCGTTTTTTTCCAATATTGAATCCGTTGACAGCGTTTAAAGATTTCGTTCATACAGAATCTAACGGTAAAATATGGGTAGCCCATTGTTATAAAGAATATGAAAAAAGCCCAATACATGAAGCTCTAGGTATATCTGATGCAATTACTTTTATGATAGGTCCAGAAGGAGACTTTTCAAAAAAAGAGATATCTGATTTATACGAATCTGGCGTAGGAGGAGTAAGCTTAGGAGAAAATAGGCTCAGGACGGAAACAGCCGGTATATTTATTGCTGGCGCCCATTATTATTCTCAAATTTCAAAAACTCAAACTTAA
- a CDS encoding tetratricopeptide repeat protein, whose product MYLRINIAGFIFLLFPYILFSQGKARKYLIEGNKNYVVQSYDEAAANYLRAIQEGGDSYKSNFNLGNAMYRQKKYSDAISQFEKSIKFASGKLEKSQAYFNAGNGYFKKKDYKKAAESFKKALKLNPRDDKARYNYAVTKEKLKEQEKQQQKNNNSDSNNQNENKDGEKDQNPDNSEDKKSQSPQENKEGQQGQSGGQGDNQSGQGVGNQEGREGIKNSNSREQENVSGSMQEQYYEGILGAMKEQERRAQQKIINKRIPPSGDSRGKDW is encoded by the coding sequence ATGTATCTGAGAATAAATATAGCAGGTTTTATCTTTTTATTGTTTCCTTACATCTTGTTTTCTCAGGGTAAGGCAAGGAAATATTTAATTGAAGGGAATAAAAATTATGTTGTGCAGTCATATGATGAAGCTGCTGCAAACTACCTTAGAGCCATTCAGGAAGGAGGCGATTCCTACAAATCTAATTTTAATTTAGGAAATGCCATGTATCGGCAGAAAAAATACTCTGATGCTATATCTCAATTTGAAAAATCAATTAAATTTGCATCCGGAAAATTGGAAAAGTCTCAGGCTTATTTCAATGCAGGAAATGGATATTTTAAAAAGAAGGATTATAAAAAAGCAGCAGAATCATTCAAAAAAGCATTGAAACTTAACCCCAGGGACGATAAAGCAAGATATAATTATGCTGTGACAAAAGAGAAATTAAAAGAACAGGAAAAACAGCAACAAAAAAATAATAATTCTGATTCTAATAATCAGAATGAAAATAAAGATGGGGAAAAGGATCAAAATCCTGATAATTCTGAAGATAAAAAATCACAATCCCCACAAGAAAATAAAGAAGGTCAACAAGGTCAGTCAGGAGGGCAGGGAGATAATCAGTCGGGTCAGGGAGTAGGAAACCAGGAAGGGCGCGAAGGAATTAAAAATTCTAACTCCAGAGAACAAGAGAATGTTTCAGGTTCAATGCAAGAGCAGTATTACGAAGGTATTTTGGGAGCAATGAAAGAACAAGAAAGAAGGGCTCAGCAAAAAATAATTAATAAAAGAATTCCTCCGTCAGGGGATTCTAGAGGAAAAGATTGGTAA
- a CDS encoding NUDIX hydrolase, with protein MSPEEKEIYFNVAISTSLVLFGFDGEKLRVLLRKKKNDPFLGAMLLPAIYVKADESIDSKVKELLYSHTNEEKIYIEQLKAFAKVFRNPLGRVINVAYYGTVKLDEKLLEYSKSRKEEWIEYSKIPDLAFDHNEIIEYAKERLKRRVKRRPIGFYLLPEHFTISQLQKLYETALNREMDKRNFRKKIFNSQLIIETDLTDNSGSRKSAKLFKFDEEKYEKLSLKGYDFLF; from the coding sequence ATGTCACCCGAAGAAAAAGAAATCTATTTTAATGTAGCTATTTCAACCTCTTTGGTTTTATTCGGGTTTGACGGGGAAAAACTACGTGTTTTACTCAGAAAGAAAAAAAACGACCCTTTTCTTGGAGCAATGCTTCTTCCTGCCATATATGTAAAAGCAGATGAAAGCATTGATTCCAAGGTTAAGGAGTTGTTATATTCCCACACAAACGAAGAAAAAATATACATTGAACAGCTAAAGGCTTTTGCTAAAGTTTTTAGAAATCCTTTAGGAAGAGTCATCAATGTTGCCTATTACGGCACTGTCAAACTGGATGAAAAGCTATTAGAGTATTCCAAAAGCAGGAAAGAAGAATGGATTGAATACTCTAAAATTCCCGATCTGGCTTTCGATCACAACGAAATTATTGAATATGCTAAAGAACGCTTAAAACGAAGGGTTAAAAGAAGACCTATAGGCTTCTATTTATTACCTGAACACTTTACCATTTCTCAACTTCAGAAATTATATGAAACTGCACTCAACCGGGAAATGGATAAACGAAACTTTAGAAAAAAAATATTCAACTCTCAATTAATTATAGAAACGGATCTAACTGACAATTCAGGTTCAAGAAAATCTGCCAAATTGTTTAAGTTTGATGAAGAAAAATATGAAAAACTGAGCCTCAAAGGTTATGATTTTTTATTTTAA
- a CDS encoding PepSY-like domain-containing protein encodes MKKIVFSLLSFLMFSLVLLAKDIDESQVPKAVKDYVTKNYPNAVDKEWKYKDKDNTFYYYKVEFEVEGREVELELESNGKLISSKEELHIKDTPSFAKDYIKTNYPNATILGTKKKVERGVTTYDVGIVFNNHYGNIRHRNIYFDTKGNVMKQ; translated from the coding sequence ATGAAAAAAATAGTATTTAGCTTATTAAGCTTTTTGATGTTTTCTTTAGTTTTGTTAGCTAAAGACATCGATGAAAGTCAGGTTCCAAAAGCAGTAAAGGATTACGTAACTAAAAATTATCCTAACGCTGTAGATAAAGAATGGAAATATAAAGATAAAGACAATACTTTTTATTATTACAAAGTAGAATTTGAAGTAGAGGGTAGAGAAGTTGAATTAGAATTAGAGTCTAATGGCAAGCTTATCTCTTCTAAAGAAGAATTACATATAAAAGATACTCCTTCATTTGCAAAGGATTATATTAAAACTAACTATCCTAATGCAACCATTCTTGGAACTAAAAAGAAAGTGGAGCGTGGAGTTACTACCTATGACGTAGGTATTGTATTTAATAATCATTATGGGAACATACGGCACAGAAATATATACTTTGATACAAAAGGTAATGTTATGAAGCAGTAG
- a CDS encoding MarC family protein produces the protein MLSNISIKEIVSCFMVLFAIIDIIGSIPIIVTIKGKIGYLQARKTSLVACGILIGFLFIGEKLLKIIGIDVYSFAVAGAFVLFVIALEMILGIEINKMDEPQSASIVPLAFPLIAGAGSLTAVLALKAEYHTENIILAIILNMLVVYLVLKYSGKLEQILGPGIISVMKKIFGVILLAISIKLFTANIASLIGTIN, from the coding sequence ATGCTATCAAACATTTCTATTAAAGAAATTGTAAGTTGCTTTATGGTGTTATTTGCTATTATAGATATAATAGGAAGCATACCTATAATCGTGACAATTAAAGGGAAGATAGGATACCTGCAAGCCAGAAAAACGTCTTTGGTAGCCTGTGGTATTCTTATAGGATTCTTATTTATTGGCGAAAAATTACTCAAAATAATCGGAATAGATGTTTATTCCTTTGCAGTAGCTGGAGCTTTCGTTCTTTTTGTAATCGCATTGGAAATGATACTTGGAATTGAGATTAATAAAATGGATGAGCCACAATCTGCATCTATTGTCCCTCTTGCATTTCCTTTAATTGCCGGAGCAGGTTCCCTTACAGCTGTACTAGCTTTAAAGGCAGAATATCACACAGAAAATATAATTCTTGCGATTATCTTAAATATGTTAGTCGTTTATTTAGTTTTGAAATATAGCGGAAAATTGGAACAAATACTTGGGCCCGGAATTATTTCTGTAATGAAAAAAATATTTGGTGTTATATTATTAGCGATATCGATAAAGCTTTTTACAGCAAACATTGCTTCATTAATTGGAACGATTAATTAA
- the trmD gene encoding tRNA (guanosine(37)-N1)-methyltransferase TrmD, whose translation MRIDIISAVPDILKSPLQESIMKRAQDKKVVEIHFHNLRDYGKGNYRQIDDTQYGGGAGMVMMVEPIDKCISQLQSERVYDEVIYMTPDGDTLNQKTCNHLSLKENIIILCGHYKGVDQRVRDLFVTREISIGDYVLSGGELGACVLVDAIVRLLPGVLNDETSALYDSFQDNLLAPPVYTKPEEYKGIKVPEILLSGNFPKIEEWRHEMSIKHTQEKRPDLFNE comes from the coding sequence ATGAGAATAGATATCATCAGTGCTGTTCCTGACATACTGAAAAGCCCCTTGCAGGAATCGATTATGAAGAGGGCTCAGGATAAGAAAGTAGTTGAAATTCACTTTCATAATCTAAGGGATTATGGTAAAGGCAATTATAGACAAATTGACGATACTCAATATGGAGGTGGTGCAGGCATGGTGATGATGGTGGAACCTATAGATAAATGTATTTCGCAATTACAATCAGAGAGAGTTTACGATGAAGTTATTTATATGACTCCTGATGGAGATACCTTAAATCAAAAAACCTGTAATCATTTATCCTTAAAAGAAAATATCATTATTTTATGTGGACATTATAAAGGGGTAGATCAAAGGGTAAGAGATTTATTTGTTACCCGTGAAATATCTATAGGTGATTATGTCCTAAGTGGTGGAGAATTGGGAGCCTGTGTCTTAGTTGATGCTATTGTTCGCCTGTTACCTGGTGTTCTTAATGATGAAACCTCTGCCCTTTATGATTCTTTTCAGGATAATTTATTAGCACCCCCTGTATATACCAAACCAGAAGAATATAAAGGAATAAAAGTTCCTGAGATTTTATTAAGTGGTAATTTTCCTAAAATTGAGGAATGGAGACATGAAATGTCCATAAAACATACACAGGAAAAAAGACCTGATTTATTTAATGAATAA
- a CDS encoding DUF2480 family protein — translation MDEIINKVEKSGLITFDLEDYYPKESRHVFDLKIYLYEELILREKDFRKSLNELDWTQYQNSYVAVHCSSDAIVPSWAYLLVASYLTGYAKMISFGTLQDLERDIYTEIIQSINANDYIDKKVIVKGCSNKPVPQNAYLQIIQKLKPVVSSLMFGEACSTVPIYKKKKTES, via the coding sequence ATGGATGAAATTATAAATAAAGTAGAAAAAAGCGGTTTAATTACTTTTGATTTAGAAGATTATTATCCTAAAGAATCCCGGCATGTATTTGATTTAAAAATCTATTTATATGAAGAATTAATTTTAAGAGAAAAAGATTTTCGAAAATCTTTAAATGAACTTGATTGGACCCAATATCAGAATTCCTATGTAGCTGTACATTGCTCTTCAGATGCTATTGTTCCCTCATGGGCATATTTACTTGTGGCCAGTTATTTAACCGGATATGCTAAAATGATTTCTTTTGGTACCTTACAAGATCTGGAAAGGGATATATATACCGAAATTATTCAAAGTATAAATGCAAATGATTATATAGATAAGAAAGTAATTGTAAAAGGTTGTTCAAATAAGCCTGTCCCTCAAAATGCATATTTACAAATCATTCAAAAACTAAAGCCTGTAGTTTCTTCTCTTATGTTTGGCGAGGCCTGTAGTACAGTTCCTATATATAAAAAGAAGAAAACTGAATCCTAA
- a CDS encoding iron-sulfur cluster assembly protein, with product MSLTEEQIQALAEKIVEKLKTVYDPEIPVDIYELGLIYDVQISTEGKAEILMTLTTPNCPVAETLPLEVEEKIESIDEITKAEVKITFEPTWDKDMMSEEAKFELGLL from the coding sequence ATGTCTCTAACAGAAGAACAAATACAGGCATTAGCAGAAAAAATAGTTGAAAAGTTAAAAACTGTTTACGACCCGGAAATTCCTGTTGATATTTATGAGTTAGGCTTAATTTATGATGTACAAATAAGTACGGAGGGTAAAGCTGAGATTTTAATGACTTTAACAACTCCCAATTGTCCGGTTGCAGAAACTTTGCCATTAGAGGTTGAAGAAAAAATTGAATCAATTGATGAAATTACTAAAGCAGAGGTTAAAATAACCTTTGAACCTACATGGGATAAAGACATGATGAGTGAAGAAGCTAAATTTGAGTTAGGGTTGCTATAA